A window of Drosophila subobscura isolate 14011-0131.10 chromosome E, UCBerk_Dsub_1.0, whole genome shotgun sequence contains these coding sequences:
- the LOC117892408 gene encoding D-glucuronyl C5-epimerase B — MSSKYQTANSDAIALPAYPLIPSRDPRDQRKSQSNKQREPFVFFIMRLNLKAVMLVLTVAVVVITLGVYMRCAAFSFSPDFVRQFNRHHESQSSSAAQTSDALQDIECSINQEYSVHCKRDENANEVYVPFSFLRNYFDVSGAVTTSGTEVAKFNWMHSTAKVNLPKGKYDARGVFMYFENYNVEVRDRVKCISAAEGVPVSTQWEKRGYFYPTQIAQFALSHYSKNLTEQPARVHVLEDGDGSQMDWTTPKTSNMTRIWHHKFNTSVVQFETAIGYESAISIALNQTLDLLLSVDLLLVTNSSSLMVTVQNRDTKHSYNLHYIPADLLLSVQDSNIYYGLGASALNKWRHITRDLHIDVQKGIVLGDKRSPLKVRRSDLEVLSVAFLGIGFYDNITLSTSEHMAHFYDAAEWFVHNQDPKSGGWTNPVRRSLNGFAELRPGWISAMGQGHAISVLARAYWHSGGDERYLKAAAAGLQPYRVFSQDGGVLSQFMDKFYWYEEYPTTPPSFVLNGFIYSLLGLYDLNSTAPAKIAREAGQLFAQGMYSLKKMLLLYDTGSGTSYDLRHLSLGVAPNLARWDYHATHVNQLLLLATIDSDPLIAQTAERWKGYMFGKRAKHN; from the exons ATGTCATCCAAGTATCAGACGGCGAATAGTGATGCCATCGCCTTGCCCGCGTACCCACTAATCCCGAGCAGGGACCCAAGGGATCAACGCAAGTCGCAAAGTAATAAG CAACGAGAGCCATTCGTATTCTTCATAATGCGGCTAAATTTGAAAGCAGTGATGCTCGTTTTAACCGTGGCCGTGGTGGTGATAACCTTAGGCGTTTACATGCGATGTGCCGCCTTCTCATTTTCACCGGACTTTGTGCGTCAGTTTAATCGGCACCATGAGAGTCAATCCTCCAGTGCTGCGCAAACCTCGGATGCGCTGCAGGACATTGAGTGCTCCATCAATCAGGAGTACAGCGTTCACTGCAAGCGAGATGAGAATGCCAACGAGGTGTACGTGCCCTTCTCCTTCCTACGCAATTACTTCGATGTGAGCGGGGCAGTCACAACCAGCGGCACTGAGGTGGCCAAATTCAATTGGATGCACAGCACAGCCAAGGTTAATCTGCCCAAGGGCAAGTACGATGCCCGTGGCGTGTTCATGTACTTTGAGAACTACAACGTAGAGGTGCGCGATCGGGTGAAGTGCATCAGCGCCGCCGAGGGAGTACCCGTGAGCACGCAGTGGGAGAAACGGGGCTACTTCTACCCCACGCAAATAGCCCAGTTTGCCCTATCCCATTACAGCAAGAATCTGACGGAGCAGCCGGCCCGAGTGCACGTTCTGGAGGATGGCGATGGCTCTCAGATGGATTGGACAACGCCCAAGACCAGTAATATGACACGCATCTGGCATCATAAGTTCAACACCAGCGTGGTTCAGTTCGAGACGGCCATTGGCTACGAGAGCGCCATCAGCATTGCGCTCAACCAGACGCTGGATCTACTTCTGAGCGTGGATCTGCTCCTGGtgaccaacagcagcagccttatGGTCACGGTCCAGAACCGTGACACCAAGCACAGCTATAACCTCCATTATATTCCCGCCGATCTTCTGCTCAGTGTGCAGGACTCGAACATCTATTACGGATTGGGTGCATCGGCTCTGAACAAATGGCGCCACATCACCCGGGATCTGCACATCGATGTGCAGAAGGGCATTGTGCTCGGGGACAAGCGATCACCGCTTAAGGTACGCCGCTCCGATTTGGAAGTGCTGTCTGTCGCCTTCCTGGGCATCGGCTTCTACGACAACATTACGTTGTCCACCAGCGAGCACATGGCGCATTTCTATGATGCTGCCGAATGGTTTGTCCACAATCAGGACCCCAAGTCAGGTGGCTGGACGAACCCTGTGCGCCGCAGTCTCAATGGTTTTGCCGAGCTGCGTCCAGGTTGGATTTCGGCCATGGGCCAGGGCCATGCCATATCCGTTTTGGCGCGAGCGTACTGGCATTCCGGTGGCGATGAGCGGTACCTcaaggcagctgcagcaggactcCAGCCATACAGGGTATTCTCGCAGGACGGCGGCGTTCTGTCGCAGTTCATGGACAAATTCTATTG GTACGAGGAGTATCCCACAACGCCGCCATCCTTTGTTCTGAACGGTTTCATCTATTCGCTGTTGGGTCTCTACGATCTGAACAGCACGGCGCCAGCTAAAATCGCACGAGAGGCTGGCCAACTGTTTGCCCAGGGCATGTACTCGCTGAAGAAGATGCTTCTGCTGTACGACACGGGCTCCGGCACCAGCTACGATCTGCGGCATCTCAGCCTTGGTGTGGCACCAAATTTGGCACGCTGGGACTACCATGCAACGCATGTGAATCAACTGCTACTTTTGGCCACCATTGACAGCGATCCGCTGATTGCACAGACCGCTGAGCGCTGGAAGGGCTATATGTTTGGCAAGCGGGCCAAGCACAACTGA
- the LOC117890944 gene encoding transcription factor Adf-1 isoform X2 codes for MDKLDANLEQQFDLNLIEAVKLNPVIYDRSHYNYKHFVRKAQTWKQIAETLGVPEQKCTKRWKSLRDKFAREMKLCQESRWRYFKQMQFLVDSIRQYRESLLGKCANGSQGNQVSDPQQQQQQQAVVDIFTQPFNGSATTSAGALTHPHEITVTSDAQLTTTVGKDQKPYFYEPPLKRERGEEEHSDNMLNSIKIFQNTVSQAVSAEDQSFGMVVTDMLNTLGVRQKAEAKVHIIKYLTDMQLLAQHNKY; via the exons ATGGACAAGCTGGATGCCAATTTGGAACAGCAGTTTGATCTGAATCTCATCGAGGCTGTCAAACTGAATCCCGTAATTTACGACAGATCGCACTACAACTACAAACACTTTGTCCGCAAAGCGCAGACATGGAAACAAATCGCCGAAACGCTCGGAGTGCCTG aacaaaaatgtacaaagcGCTGGAAGAGTCTGCGCGACAAGTTTGCACGCGAGATGAAGCTGTGCCAGGAATCACGCTGGCGCTACttcaaacaaatgcaattcctTGTGGACTCCATCAGGCAGTACCGGGAGTCGTTGCTCGGAAAGTGTGCCAACGGCAGCCAGGGTAATCAGGTGTCTgatcctcagcagcagcagcaacagcaggccgTGGTGGACATCTTTACACAGCCATTCAATGGCAGCGCCACAACCTCGGCAGGGGCATTGACCCACCCGCACG AAATCACTGTTACCAGTGATGCACAGCTGACGACTACAGTGGGCAAAGACCAGAAGCCATATTTCTACGAGCCACCCCTGAAGCGGGAGCGTGGCGAGGAGGAGCACAGCGACAACATGCTGAACTCCATCAAGATTTTCCAAAACACTGTCTCTCAGGCGGTCAGCGCCGAGGACCAGTCGTTTGGCATGGTCGTCACAGACATGCTCAACACGCTGGGGGTGCGACAGAAGGCCGAGGCCAAGGTGCACATCATTAAGTATCTGACGGACATGCAGCTACTGGCCCAGCACAACAAGTACTAA
- the LOC117890944 gene encoding transcription factor Adf-1 isoform X1: MHTLTAAIEMDKLDANLEQQFDLNLIEAVKLNPVIYDRSHYNYKHFVRKAQTWKQIAETLGVPEQKCTKRWKSLRDKFAREMKLCQESRWRYFKQMQFLVDSIRQYRESLLGKCANGSQGNQVSDPQQQQQQQAVVDIFTQPFNGSATTSAGALTHPHEITVTSDAQLTTTVGKDQKPYFYEPPLKRERGEEEHSDNMLNSIKIFQNTVSQAVSAEDQSFGMVVTDMLNTLGVRQKAEAKVHIIKYLTDMQLLAQHNKY; this comes from the exons A TGCATACACTTACGGCTGCCATTGAGATGGACAAGCTGGATGCCAATTTGGAACAGCAGTTTGATCTGAATCTCATCGAGGCTGTCAAACTGAATCCCGTAATTTACGACAGATCGCACTACAACTACAAACACTTTGTCCGCAAAGCGCAGACATGGAAACAAATCGCCGAAACGCTCGGAGTGCCTG aacaaaaatgtacaaagcGCTGGAAGAGTCTGCGCGACAAGTTTGCACGCGAGATGAAGCTGTGCCAGGAATCACGCTGGCGCTACttcaaacaaatgcaattcctTGTGGACTCCATCAGGCAGTACCGGGAGTCGTTGCTCGGAAAGTGTGCCAACGGCAGCCAGGGTAATCAGGTGTCTgatcctcagcagcagcagcaacagcaggccgTGGTGGACATCTTTACACAGCCATTCAATGGCAGCGCCACAACCTCGGCAGGGGCATTGACCCACCCGCACG AAATCACTGTTACCAGTGATGCACAGCTGACGACTACAGTGGGCAAAGACCAGAAGCCATATTTCTACGAGCCACCCCTGAAGCGGGAGCGTGGCGAGGAGGAGCACAGCGACAACATGCTGAACTCCATCAAGATTTTCCAAAACACTGTCTCTCAGGCGGTCAGCGCCGAGGACCAGTCGTTTGGCATGGTCGTCACAGACATGCTCAACACGCTGGGGGTGCGACAGAAGGCCGAGGCCAAGGTGCACATCATTAAGTATCTGACGGACATGCAGCTACTGGCCCAGCACAACAAGTACTAA
- the LOC117892416 gene encoding UPF0545 protein C22orf39 homolog, translating into MGKKDENSDTKDEQKQTTLDDVWAIRPCHLYKDEYDDCTSFKARFHQYFIFGQDTDCSQWLIDYKNCERYHQSNGNDVAAGAAVIKSEEERRQIRLRAHFANNTWEKRKQPPADWAKPLPEWLEKRNENTYLEVKQKELSGLSVPQDEKGSLCAIM; encoded by the exons ATGGGCAAGAAAGACGAAAATTCTGACACAAAAGatgagcaaaaacaaacaacgtTAGATGATGTGTGGGCG ATCCGACCCTGTCATCTGTACAAGGATGAGTACGACGACTGCACGAGTTTCAAGGCACGGTTCCATCAATACTTCATATTTGGCCAGGACACCGATTGCTCCCAGTGGCTGATAGACTACAAAAACTGCGAACGCTATCATCAATCGAATGGTAACGATGTGGCGGCCGGTGCCGCTGTCATCAAAAGCGAGGAGGAACGCCGCCAAATTCGACTGCGGGCGCACTTTGCCAACAACACTTGGGAGAAACGCAAGCAGCCGCCAGCAGATTGGGCGAAGCCTCTGCCGGAATGGCTGGAAAAGCGCAACGAAAACACGTATCTGGAGGTGAAACAAAAAGAGCTGTCCGGGCTCAGTGTACCGCAGGATGAGAAGGGTTCGCTGTGTGCAATTatgtga
- the LOC117892412 gene encoding coenzyme Q-binding protein COQ10, mitochondrial isoform X2: MISAPKIVGTPKRSLYSMQDMYTVVADVSNYYKFVPYVKRSHVHTVDSDKSGFKADLIVGFPPLNEAYTSRVTLESPSLVKSECHDGRLFNYLLNEWRFSPGLKDIPNSCVLDFKVSFEFKSLLHSNVANIFFDLICDQMENAFIAEVGRRNGPPSIRSHVLTSQRS, from the exons ATGATTTCCGCACCAAAAATCGTTGGTACACCAAAAAGGAGCTT GTACTCCATGCAGGACATGTACACAGTGGTCGCCGATGTGAGCAACTACTACAAATTTGTTCCCTATGTGAAGCGATCGCATGTGCACACCGTAGACAGTGATAAGAGCGGCTTCAAGGCCGACCTCATTGTTGGCTTCCCACCACTGAACGAGGCGTACACTTCGAGGGTGACGCTGGAGTCGCCCAGCCTGGTCAAGTCCGAGTGCCATGATGGACGTTTGTTCAACTATTTGCTTAACGAGTGGCGTTTTAGTCCGGGCCTGAAAGACATACCCAACTCCTGCGTCTTGGACTTCAAGGTGTCCTTTGAATTTAAATCGCTGCTGCACAGCAACGTGGCCAACATATTCTTTGACCTGATATGCGACCAAATGGAGAACGCTTTCATTGCGGAAGTGGGCCGTCGGAATGGTCCACCCTCGATACGTTCGCATGTGCTCACCTCCCAAAGATCCTGA
- the LOC117891175 gene encoding putative sodium-dependent multivitamin transporter — protein sequence MTVGTFDAWDAAVLISILAISALIGIYYRYTGGKQKTTKEYLMADQSMTTFPVSFSLMASFMSAISLMGVSNESYQFGTMFCVINIAYWISTPIAAYIFLPVFYGMQTTSVYEYLERRFGQATRLCASLAFTVQMVLYMGIALYAPALALEAVTGIQKSTAILVIGLVCTFYSTLGGLKAVLITDVFQSFLMFAAIFAVIAVSGIKAGGLGAIWQVAAERGRLEITEVSLDPTVRHTWWSLIIGGMVTYLSLYGVNQTQVQRLLSVHNLKSAQSALWWNLPILGMLSFSTIFSGLAIFFYYRDCDPLLEERINSRDQLMPLFAVDTMGQYPGLCGLFVSGIFSASLSSISSAVTSLSAVTLEDYLKPLYKVIFKRTLLDSKSTLPTKVVAFIYGLICIGLAFGAGSLGGVLQASLTIFGVVGGPLLAVFTLGVCTTRSNQRGVLLGFLLSLIFAFFIGFGGPKPQPQTLSFSTSGCANTTTSLVAEALRLATESSSPVVSEPHYLWLYRLSYLWFSVLGFLIALVIGYSASRLLTYFKWADNSQIYLDKYRKQLDYSLFAPVLSRRWRRQNEQRAQSIQDETFTKLTEQ from the exons ATGACTGTGGGAACGTTTGATGCGTGGGATGCGGCGGTATTGATTAGCATTTTGGCCATTTCGGCACTGATTGGCATCTACTATCGGTACACGGGGGGGAAGCAGAAGACCACGAAGGAATATCTGATGGCGGATCAGAGCATGACGACGTTCCCGGTGTCCTTCAGTCTGATGGCGAGCTTCATGTCCGCCATCTCCCTGATGGGTGTTTCGAATGAATCGTATCAGTTCGGGACCATGTTTTGTGTTATCAACATCGCCTATTGGATCAGCACGCCCATTGCCGCCTATATCTTTCTGCCGGTCTTCTATGGCATGCAAACGACCAGCGTCTACGAGTACCTGGAGCGTCGCTTTGGCCAGGCCACGCGTCTGTGTGCCTCCTTGGCGTTCACAGTTCAAATGGTTCTCTACATGGGCATAGCACTGTACGCACCAGCTCTGGCCTTGGAGGCGGTGACCGGCATACAGAAGAGTACAGCCATATTGGTTATTGGACTGGTCTGCACTTTTTACTCGACGCTCGGAGGCCTCAAGGCGGTTCTGATCACGGACGTCTTTCAGTCGTTTCTGATGTTCGCCGCCATCTTTGCGGTGATTGCTGTTTCCGGGATAAAGGCTGGCGGCCTGGGTGCCATCTGGCAGGTGGCCGCGGAGCGTGGCAGACTCGAGATTACCGAAGTTTCACTTGATCCAACGGTGCGGCACACCTGGTGGTCTCTAATCATTGGCGGCATGGTCACCTATCTCTCGCTCTATGGCGTCAATCAGACCCAGGTCCAGCGGCTGCTCAGCGTGCACAACCTGAAGAGTGCGCAGTCGGCGCTCTGGTGGAACTTACCCATATTGGGCATGCTAAGTTTCAGCACCATCTTCAGTGGGCTGGCCATCTTCTTCTACTACCGAGACTGCGACCCGCTGCTGGAGGAACGCATCAACTCACGGGACCAGCTCATGCCGCTCTTCGCTGTGGACACTATGG GGCAATATCCCGGCCTGTGTGGACTCTTTGTCTCGGGAATATTCTCCGCCAGCCTGTCCAGCATTTCGTCAGCAGTCACGTCTCTGTCTGCCGTTACCCTGGAGGACTACCTCAAGCCATTGTACAAAGTAATTTTTAAGCGCACGCTACTCGACTCCAAGTCCACGCTGCCCACCAAAGTGGTGGCTTTCATTTATGGACTGATCTGCATTGGACTGGCGTTCGGGGCTGGCTCCCTTGGCGGTGTCCTACAGGCCTCGCTTACCATCTTTGGCGTTGTGGGCGGACCTCTGCTGGCTGTATTCACGCTGGGCGTCTGCACGACGCGCAGTAATCAACGCGGCGTGCTGCTGGGCTTCTTGCTGTCGCTAATCTTTGCCTTCTTCATTGGCTTTGGTGGACCCAAACCGCAACCGCAGACCCTCTCGTTCAGCACTTCAGGATGTGCCAACACCACCACAAGTCTTGTCGCAGAGGCTCTGCGCCTTgccacagagagcagcagTCCGGTGGTCAGTGAGCCGCACTACttatggctatatcgactctcCTATCTGTGGTTCAGTGTCCTCGGCTTTCTCATCGCCTTGGTTATTGGCTACAGCGCCAGCAGACTGCTGACCTACTTTAAATGGGCGGACAACTCCCAGATCTATTTGGACAAGTACAGAAAACAGCTGGACTACAGCCTATTTGCGCCTGTATTGTCCCGCCGGTGGCGTCGCCAAAATGAGCAACGAGCCCAGTCAATCCAAGATGAGACATTCACCAAGCTAACAGAGCAATAG
- the LOC117892412 gene encoding coenzyme Q-binding protein COQ10, mitochondrial isoform X1, with translation MLKGSKLKVLDVRILRSLIESSCGQQRSFANSIQRSYITFNDFRTKNRWYTKKELVGYSMQDMYTVVADVSNYYKFVPYVKRSHVHTVDSDKSGFKADLIVGFPPLNEAYTSRVTLESPSLVKSECHDGRLFNYLLNEWRFSPGLKDIPNSCVLDFKVSFEFKSLLHSNVANIFFDLICDQMENAFIAEVGRRNGPPSIRSHVLTSQRS, from the exons ATGCTAAAGGGCAGCAAACTCAAGGTTTTGGATGTCAGAATCCTGAGGTCACTTATTGAATCAAG CTGTGGCCAGCAGCGCAGTTTCGCCAACAGCATCCAAAGGTCCTACATAACGTTCAATGATTTCCGCACCAAAAATCGTTGGTACACCAAAAAGGAGCTTGTGGG GTACTCCATGCAGGACATGTACACAGTGGTCGCCGATGTGAGCAACTACTACAAATTTGTTCCCTATGTGAAGCGATCGCATGTGCACACCGTAGACAGTGATAAGAGCGGCTTCAAGGCCGACCTCATTGTTGGCTTCCCACCACTGAACGAGGCGTACACTTCGAGGGTGACGCTGGAGTCGCCCAGCCTGGTCAAGTCCGAGTGCCATGATGGACGTTTGTTCAACTATTTGCTTAACGAGTGGCGTTTTAGTCCGGGCCTGAAAGACATACCCAACTCCTGCGTCTTGGACTTCAAGGTGTCCTTTGAATTTAAATCGCTGCTGCACAGCAACGTGGCCAACATATTCTTTGACCTGATATGCGACCAAATGGAGAACGCTTTCATTGCGGAAGTGGGCCGTCGGAATGGTCCACCCTCGATACGTTCGCATGTGCTCACCTCCCAAAGATCCTGA